A part of Dryobates pubescens isolate bDryPub1 chromosome 3, bDryPub1.pri, whole genome shotgun sequence genomic DNA contains:
- the UBXN2A gene encoding UBX domain-containing protein 2A isoform X1 — protein sequence MKDMDNITTVKKEWMCKSGTNDQILNGTEQNCDYFVDNLFQEAQKVGAMCVPPATVKNQVDVIIKLWKNGFTVNDGDLRSYTDVANQQFLDSIKKGELPFELQKVFDKEEVDVKMEDKKDKVYLSSKKPIFHPFSGHGYRLGSATPRIISKVRDDHQGPDKRHLPLVPLNHLEPITNIQIWLADGERVIQKFNISHRISHIRDFITKYQGSEGSVPFTLTTSLPFRELHDETLTLEEAKLKNAVVVQRLQKTTEPFKLLMIKAPDSDYKNAAAPNGQLKNEQKNAIKSSRSN from the exons ATGAAAGACATGGACAATATCACAACTGTAAAGAAAGAATG GATGTGTAAATCAGGAACCAATGATCAGATTTTAAATGGTACAGAACAAAACTGTGACTACTTTGTAGATAACCTTTTTCAAGAAGCTCAGAAGGTTGGTGCTATGTGTGTGCCCCCAGCTACAGTCAAGAATCAG GTTGATGTAATTATTAAACTTTGGAAAAATGGGTTTACAGTAAATGATGGTGACCTTAGGAGCTACACTGATGTTGCAAACCAGCAGTTCTTGGACTCCATTAAAAAGGG GGAACTGCCTTTTGAGCTACAGAAAGTTTTTGATAAGGAGGAAGTAGATGTGAAAATGGAAGATAAAAAAGACAAGGTGTATTTGTCATCAAAGAAACCAATATTTCATCCCTTTTCCGGACATGGTTACAGATTGGGAAG tgctACTCCAAGGATAATCTCTAAAGTAAGAGATGATCATCAAGGACCTGACAAGAGACACCTACCTTTAGTACCCTTAAATCATTTGGAGCCTATCACTAACATACAGATCTGGTTAGCTGACGGAGAAAGGGTGATTCAGAAATTCAATATTTCTCATAG AATAAGTCACATCAGAGACTTCATAACCAAGTACCAAGGATCAGAGGGAAGTGTTCCCTTCACACTGACTACTTCGCTGCCGTTTCGAGAGCTGCATGACGAGACACTCACGCTAGAGGAAGCAAAGCTGAAAAATGCTGTTGTTGTTCAGAGACTGCAGAAAACAACTGAACCTTTCAAACTCTTAATGATAAAGGCACCTGACAGTGACTATAAAAATGCTGCAGCACCTAATGGACAGCTGAAGAATGAACAAAAAAATGCTATCAAAAGCTCAAGATCAAATTAG
- the UBXN2A gene encoding UBX domain-containing protein 2A isoform X2, which translates to MKDMDNITTVKKEWMCKSGTNDQILNGTEQNCDYFVDNLFQEAQKVDVIIKLWKNGFTVNDGDLRSYTDVANQQFLDSIKKGELPFELQKVFDKEEVDVKMEDKKDKVYLSSKKPIFHPFSGHGYRLGSATPRIISKVRDDHQGPDKRHLPLVPLNHLEPITNIQIWLADGERVIQKFNISHRISHIRDFITKYQGSEGSVPFTLTTSLPFRELHDETLTLEEAKLKNAVVVQRLQKTTEPFKLLMIKAPDSDYKNAAAPNGQLKNEQKNAIKSSRSN; encoded by the exons ATGAAAGACATGGACAATATCACAACTGTAAAGAAAGAATG GATGTGTAAATCAGGAACCAATGATCAGATTTTAAATGGTACAGAACAAAACTGTGACTACTTTGTAGATAACCTTTTTCAAGAAGCTCAGAAG GTTGATGTAATTATTAAACTTTGGAAAAATGGGTTTACAGTAAATGATGGTGACCTTAGGAGCTACACTGATGTTGCAAACCAGCAGTTCTTGGACTCCATTAAAAAGGG GGAACTGCCTTTTGAGCTACAGAAAGTTTTTGATAAGGAGGAAGTAGATGTGAAAATGGAAGATAAAAAAGACAAGGTGTATTTGTCATCAAAGAAACCAATATTTCATCCCTTTTCCGGACATGGTTACAGATTGGGAAG tgctACTCCAAGGATAATCTCTAAAGTAAGAGATGATCATCAAGGACCTGACAAGAGACACCTACCTTTAGTACCCTTAAATCATTTGGAGCCTATCACTAACATACAGATCTGGTTAGCTGACGGAGAAAGGGTGATTCAGAAATTCAATATTTCTCATAG AATAAGTCACATCAGAGACTTCATAACCAAGTACCAAGGATCAGAGGGAAGTGTTCCCTTCACACTGACTACTTCGCTGCCGTTTCGAGAGCTGCATGACGAGACACTCACGCTAGAGGAAGCAAAGCTGAAAAATGCTGTTGTTGTTCAGAGACTGCAGAAAACAACTGAACCTTTCAAACTCTTAATGATAAAGGCACCTGACAGTGACTATAAAAATGCTGCAGCACCTAATGGACAGCTGAAGAATGAACAAAAAAATGCTATCAAAAGCTCAAGATCAAATTAG